One genomic window of Methanosalsum zhilinae DSM 4017 includes the following:
- a CDS encoding SHOCT domain-containing protein, with protein sequence MIIIGIILFFFWLLRKIGFNSNRSLEDDSSDNLSPVEIARIRYENGEISKEEFEIIKNNLD encoded by the coding sequence ATGATCATTATTGGAATAATACTTTTTTTCTTCTGGTTGCTAAGAAAAATTGGATTTAACAGTAATAGATCTTTAGAAGACGATAGTTCTGACAATCTGTCACCTGTTGAAATAGCCAGGATTAGATATGAAAATGGAGAGATCAGCAAAGAAGAATTTGAGATTATAAAAAATAACCTTGATTGA
- a CDS encoding shikimate kinase: protein MRISLIGMAGVGKSTIGKALARRIGCQFIDVDRLIIADKGMKLQELIDRYGDNALIEIEEKAVISLNIDNDCVISPGGSVVYSEKAMKYLKEKTTIVFLDSPFKIIEERMRNPSGRGVIGLKKYTINEIFEQRYKLYQKYADITVKIDKASRINEIVNKILNETSKEDKT, encoded by the coding sequence ATGCGAATTTCACTCATTGGAATGGCCGGAGTGGGTAAAAGTACTATTGGTAAAGCACTTGCCAGAAGAATAGGGTGTCAATTCATCGATGTCGATCGTCTCATTATAGCAGATAAGGGGATGAAATTGCAGGAACTGATTGACAGATATGGAGACAATGCACTCATTGAGATTGAGGAAAAGGCGGTAATATCCCTAAATATTGATAACGATTGTGTAATTTCACCAGGAGGAAGTGTTGTGTATTCAGAAAAAGCCATGAAATATCTTAAGGAAAAAACAACAATCGTATTTCTGGATTCACCATTCAAAATTATCGAAGAGAGAATGCGAAATCCTTCAGGAAGGGGGGTAATTGGGTTGAAAAAATATACAATAAATGAAATATTTGAACAGAGATATAAACTTTATCAAAAATATGCAGATATAACTGTAAAAATCGATAAGGCAAGTCGTATAAATGAGATCGTGAACAAGATCTTAAATGAAACAAGCAAAGAAGATAAAACATAA
- a CDS encoding proteasome assembly chaperone family protein, which yields MNETKVVKLVEDIELNNPVLIVGLPGVGHVGKLVAEHLIEEIDSEKLIELYSPHFPPQVIVDDDNTIRLVNNEIHVCRSDQRDILILVGDHQSTTTEGHYELCDVYLDIAEEFGVERIYTLGGFPTGQLTHKDEVICAVNNPSMIEELKDAGVTFKKGEPGGGIVGASGLILGLSKFRNIEAACLMGMTSGYIVDPKSSQSLLKVLCNIFDFEVDAGPLEERAKEMEKIVAKLMEKEQQKMIQEEDLRYIG from the coding sequence ATGAATGAGACAAAAGTTGTCAAACTGGTGGAGGACATTGAACTTAATAATCCGGTATTAATAGTTGGCCTTCCAGGAGTTGGTCATGTAGGCAAGCTTGTTGCAGAACACCTAATTGAAGAAATAGACTCCGAAAAACTGATAGAACTTTATTCTCCTCATTTCCCTCCCCAGGTCATTGTCGATGATGATAACACAATTCGACTTGTAAACAATGAGATACATGTCTGCCGATCAGATCAGAGAGATATCCTCATACTGGTAGGCGACCATCAGAGTACCACAACAGAAGGACATTATGAATTGTGTGATGTATATCTGGACATAGCTGAAGAATTTGGAGTTGAAAGAATATACACTCTTGGAGGCTTTCCTACAGGCCAGTTAACGCATAAAGATGAAGTAATATGCGCTGTGAACAATCCTTCTATGATCGAAGAATTGAAAGATGCTGGAGTCACCTTCAAAAAAGGGGAACCTGGTGGCGGAATTGTAGGTGCTTCCGGTCTGATTCTTGGTCTTAGTAAATTCAGGAATATAGAAGCTGCCTGCCTTATGGGCATGACATCGGGATACATTGTAGACCCGAAAAGTTCACAGTCACTGTTAAAGGTTCTTTGCAATATATTTGACTTTGAAGTGGATGCCGGACCTCTTGAAGAAAGAGCTAAAGAAATGGAGAAGATTGTTGCCAAATTAATGGAAAAAGAGCAGCAAAAAATGATACAGGAAGAAGACCTCAGATATATCGGATAA
- the eno gene encoding phosphopyruvate hydratase, whose amino-acid sequence MSYVGKENKYQIEKVYAREILDSRGYPTVEVDVYTGDGYGSFSGFGRASVPSGASTGTNEALELRDGDERYGGKGVLDAVNNINTLIEADLVGMDVRDQREIDEMMIAMDGTESKMNLGANAILGVSLAVARAAADALNIPLYRYLGGTNSFTLPVPTMNVLNGGKHAGNDLAIQEFMIQPKGAENYAEALRMGVETYHELERVLVDKYGPSSTNVGYEGGFAPPISLTIDALDALLIAVENAGYSQSDVTIGLDAAASEFYDGRHYLIDGKKMSSGELVDYYLELINTYPIILIEDPFHEESFEDFATLTSEAWETLIVGDDLFVTNVDRLSRGIELGAANALLLKVNQIGTLSEAFDASLLAQRSGYSVVVSHRSAETEDSTIADLSVALGADLIKTGAPARSERTAKYNQLLRIEEDLGEAAQYVQL is encoded by the coding sequence ATGTCATATGTAGGTAAAGAAAACAAATATCAGATAGAAAAAGTATATGCACGAGAGATTTTGGACTCAAGGGGTTATCCCACAGTTGAGGTGGATGTGTATACAGGTGACGGATATGGATCGTTTTCTGGATTTGGTAGGGCAAGTGTTCCTTCCGGAGCATCAACTGGTACCAATGAGGCACTGGAACTTAGAGACGGTGATGAACGCTATGGCGGGAAAGGAGTTCTTGATGCAGTCAATAATATAAATACCCTTATTGAGGCGGACCTTGTTGGAATGGATGTGAGGGATCAGAGAGAAATTGATGAAATGATGATTGCAATGGACGGCACTGAGAGTAAAATGAACCTCGGTGCAAATGCGATACTTGGTGTATCCCTGGCAGTTGCAAGGGCAGCGGCTGACGCACTTAATATACCACTGTATCGCTATCTTGGGGGTACCAATTCTTTTACATTACCAGTTCCTACTATGAATGTTCTCAATGGAGGCAAACATGCCGGCAATGACCTTGCAATCCAGGAATTTATGATTCAGCCAAAAGGTGCAGAAAATTACGCTGAAGCACTCCGAATGGGTGTTGAAACCTACCATGAACTTGAACGGGTACTGGTTGATAAATATGGTCCATCGTCAACGAATGTGGGATATGAAGGCGGTTTTGCTCCGCCGATCAGCCTCACCATAGATGCACTGGATGCATTATTGATTGCAGTTGAAAATGCTGGATATTCCCAATCAGATGTCACGATTGGATTAGATGCTGCAGCTTCAGAATTCTATGATGGAAGACACTATCTTATCGACGGGAAAAAAATGAGTTCAGGCGAACTGGTAGATTATTATCTTGAACTGATCAACACCTATCCTATCATCCTGATAGAAGATCCTTTCCATGAAGAATCATTTGAAGATTTTGCAACACTTACCTCAGAAGCATGGGAGACTCTGATTGTGGGCGATGATCTGTTTGTAACAAATGTGGATAGGTTATCCCGTGGAATAGAGCTAGGGGCTGCAAACGCTTTACTGCTTAAGGTTAATCAGATAGGTACCCTTTCTGAGGCATTTGATGCATCTCTGCTTGCCCAGAGAAGCGGGTACAGTGTTGTGGTAAGTCATCGTTCCGCAGAGACTGAAGACTCTACAATTGCAGATCTATCTGTGGCATTGGGCGCCGATCTGATCAAGACAGGTGCTCCTGCACGCAGTGAAAGAACTGCAAAATATAATCAGCTTCTAAGGATCGAAGAGGACCTTGGAGAAGCTGCACAGTATGTGCAGCTATAA
- a CDS encoding RNA-protein complex protein Nop10 encodes MGHKILRCRECSRYTLNSQCPVCGKKTVIPGPAKFSPLDPYGKYRRKGKIQERKYL; translated from the coding sequence GTGGGTCATAAAATTCTCAGGTGCAGGGAATGCAGTAGATATACCCTGAACAGCCAATGCCCGGTTTGCGGCAAAAAAACAGTCATACCAGGCCCGGCTAAATTTTCACCACTTGATCCATATGGTAAATATCGAAGAAAGGGTAAGATACAGGAGAGAAAGTATTTATGA
- a CDS encoding calcium/sodium antiporter, producing the protein MAMLMVLLFILSIIIISKGADWFIDSSVSVSVKCGIPKVIIGATIVSFATVAPEFLVSIIAAFMGHTELAVGNAVGSVICNIGLVLGFVVAVRTIPISDNHILKKCIFMLVSALALIILTLNGTLTAINGLFLLLIFAGFIYYNYRLQNSIWNMDNSRSRKEMMSDIKGDILYFITGALAVIIGSRLLVYSGVELAHAIGIPELIIGLTLVSFGTSVPELITAISALIKKHQDLSVGNIIGANTMDIALILGVAPFVREIPILPQSISYDFPVMLLIMIVLIIPAFIQKKLNRWLGFVLLGLYAFYIAGLFIWYM; encoded by the coding sequence ATGGCAATGCTAATGGTGCTTCTTTTTATTTTGAGCATAATCATTATTTCAAAGGGTGCTGACTGGTTTATAGATTCTTCTGTATCCGTATCTGTCAAGTGTGGCATTCCTAAAGTTATTATTGGTGCTACAATAGTAAGCTTTGCTACCGTTGCACCGGAGTTCTTAGTTTCTATAATTGCAGCATTCATGGGGCACACCGAACTTGCTGTAGGGAATGCAGTTGGATCTGTTATCTGCAACATAGGGCTTGTACTGGGATTTGTAGTTGCTGTTAGAACCATACCCATTTCAGATAACCACATTCTTAAAAAATGCATTTTCATGCTGGTATCTGCACTGGCTTTAATTATCCTTACTCTAAATGGTACCCTCACAGCAATAAACGGTCTATTTTTGCTTTTGATATTTGCCGGGTTTATTTATTATAATTACAGGCTCCAGAACTCAATATGGAACATGGATAATTCACGGTCCAGAAAAGAAATGATGAGTGACATCAAAGGTGATATTCTGTATTTCATTACTGGTGCGTTAGCTGTGATTATTGGAAGCAGGTTGCTTGTGTACAGCGGTGTTGAACTTGCACATGCTATTGGGATTCCTGAATTAATTATAGGGCTTACACTTGTCTCATTTGGCACATCTGTTCCTGAATTGATCACAGCTATCAGTGCACTGATTAAAAAGCACCAGGACCTTTCAGTTGGAAACATCATTGGAGCAAATACCATGGATATTGCGCTGATACTGGGAGTTGCACCATTTGTCAGAGAAATTCCAATATTGCCACAGTCAATAAGTTATGACTTCCCGGTAATGCTGTTGATAATGATAGTTTTGATCATACCTGCATTTATCCAGAAAAAATTGAATCGATGGCTGGGTTTTGTTCTTCTGGGATTATATGCATTTTATATTGCCGGTCTCTTTATATGGTATATGTAA
- a CDS encoding transcriptional regulator yields the protein MEDKTPLNLADQDFEIIDLLQSLNVPRTQAITIACLVSCRELTSQTIERATGLRQPEVSVAMRTLRRRGWIEERDEKKTNNKGRPLKYYMLTVPMRSIVETFETEYFEKKEEMIATINQLKEIKI from the coding sequence ATGGAGGATAAAACACCATTAAACCTAGCTGATCAGGATTTTGAGATCATTGATCTTCTCCAGAGTCTTAATGTCCCAAGAACACAGGCAATTACTATTGCATGCCTTGTGTCCTGCAGGGAACTGACCTCACAAACAATCGAAAGGGCTACCGGTCTTAGACAGCCAGAGGTCAGTGTTGCAATGCGTACTCTTCGTAGGAGAGGATGGATCGAAGAGCGGGATGAAAAGAAAACAAACAATAAAGGAAGACCACTTAAATATTATATGCTGACGGTGCCAATGAGATCAATAGTCGAGACCTTTGAAACCGAATATTTTGAAAAGAAGGAAGAAATGATTGCCACCATAAACCAGTTGAAAGAAATAAAAATATAA
- a CDS encoding TIGR00375 family protein encodes MIINADLHIHSKYSMATSKSMDLNTIGTEASKKGIDVVGTGDCLHPMWLEEIKNASTDDSTIKIENTHFVLTTEVEDINRVHHLLILPSISKAEELAERIGKQGNLTSDGRPSVKMDGCEIAEIGKDVEALIGPSHAFTPWTAIYAAHDSLQNCYKDMTGYISFLELGLSADTDYADRIKELHELTFLTNSDAHSPWPNKLAREFTQFSVPEISFDGIKSAILRKNKYGPTLNVGFYPEEGKYNQTACTRCFQHFTLESAKENNWRCPEDRGQIKKGVYDRINELADFDAPMHPSHRPDYIHLIPLSEIIMMALGHSSIHTKGVQQAWNKLITDFGSEVAVLLDTDIERLKVVDEKIVNAISAFRDGKLIIHAGGGGKYGWIELPEKEKQVKAQNTESSNQSRLFDY; translated from the coding sequence ATGATAATAAATGCAGATCTTCATATCCATTCAAAGTATTCTATGGCAACTTCAAAAAGTATGGACCTGAATACTATTGGAACTGAAGCATCAAAAAAAGGAATCGATGTGGTAGGAACCGGTGACTGCCTCCATCCAATGTGGCTTGAAGAGATCAAAAACGCATCCACTGATGATTCAACCATAAAAATCGAAAATACCCATTTTGTTCTCACAACTGAAGTAGAAGACATAAATAGGGTACATCACCTCCTAATACTTCCTTCTATTTCCAAGGCTGAAGAGCTTGCAGAACGAATTGGAAAGCAGGGAAATTTAACCTCAGACGGGCGTCCTTCTGTTAAGATGGATGGATGCGAAATAGCTGAAATCGGAAAAGATGTAGAAGCGCTGATCGGTCCCTCACATGCATTCACACCATGGACTGCCATCTATGCAGCACATGATTCTCTTCAGAACTGCTATAAAGATATGACAGGCTATATATCATTCCTTGAGCTTGGCCTAAGTGCTGATACAGATTATGCAGATAGGATAAAGGAACTTCACGAGCTGACCTTCCTGACAAACTCTGATGCCCATTCGCCATGGCCAAATAAACTTGCCAGAGAGTTTACACAGTTCAGTGTACCTGAAATAAGTTTTGATGGAATAAAATCTGCAATCCTCAGGAAAAACAAGTACGGTCCAACATTAAATGTAGGATTCTATCCTGAGGAAGGTAAATATAATCAAACTGCCTGTACCCGTTGCTTCCAGCATTTTACATTGGAATCTGCAAAAGAAAATAACTGGAGATGTCCTGAAGACAGGGGACAGATAAAAAAAGGAGTATATGACCGAATAAATGAACTTGCCGATTTTGATGCTCCTATGCACCCCAGCCATCGTCCGGATTATATACATCTTATTCCTCTCTCTGAAATTATAATGATGGCATTGGGTCATTCAAGTATCCATACAAAGGGAGTTCAACAGGCATGGAATAAACTAATTACTGATTTTGGTAGTGAAGTTGCGGTCTTGCTGGACACAGACATTGAAAGGCTTAAAGTTGTTGATGAAAAGATTGTAAACGCTATTTCAGCTTTCAGAGATGGAAAACTGATCATACACGCCGGTGGTGGAGGAAAATATGGATGGATAGAACTGCCGGAAAAAGAAAAACAAGTAAAGGCACAGAATACAGAAAGCAGCAATCAGTCCAGACTGTTTGATTACTGA
- a CDS encoding universal stress protein, with the protein MVFKKILIATDGSTCSQQAAINGIKIASSTGAKVYAVYVIHTSRLATISEGREWVPPYDVLKEVGKEATLNVRKMAHDKNLNVETVLLEGDPCKEILAFADKKNVDLIVIGTMGKSKVLKVLIGSTAEKIIKNSNIPVLISK; encoded by the coding sequence ATGGTATTTAAAAAAATATTAATCGCAACTGATGGGTCCACCTGTTCACAGCAGGCAGCAATCAACGGAATCAAAATTGCCAGCTCAACTGGAGCAAAAGTCTATGCTGTCTATGTGATCCACACATCCAGGCTTGCCACCATTTCTGAAGGAAGGGAGTGGGTTCCACCATACGATGTCCTGAAAGAAGTAGGAAAAGAGGCAACATTGAATGTAAGAAAAATGGCCCATGACAAGAATCTGAATGTAGAAACTGTTCTACTGGAAGGAGATCCATGCAAAGAAATACTTGCATTCGCAGATAAAAAAAATGTAGACCTGATTGTTATAGGTACAATGGGTAAAAGCAAGGTATTAAAGGTACTTATTGGAAGTACAGCAGAAAAGATAATAAAGAATTCAAATATTCCAGTACTGATATCAAAATAA
- a CDS encoding sensor histidine kinase — protein MHSNNFNKNVLDTLGLNVVLLDPDGMVVSYNKQWEKFAKNNNNPSLKNSDIGSNYLEVTKKAMLEGDKFAEKAFDGIMSIIKGQCNEFDLEYPCHSPNEKRWFIMHARKCIGQDLVVIYHENITDRKIAEEKLKASEEKYKKLAESTDAILWEYDLLQDRWTYVAPQVTDILGYPPEKWNDMQFWMDRIHPEDKENAVKYFSECMECGTARRFEYRFFRKDNSIAWIRDVLNVDTINKVPVKLRGFMIDITEHKHLEELKKKELLLKEIHHRVKNNLQVIASLLNMQSRNFDDDKIKDAFRDSQNRIRSMSLAHEKLYGSEKLANIELSDYIKSLENFIVQTHDTYKTKIYLINDLDTAYLDIDKTIPLGLILTELMTNSFKHAFPNRSEGTISIKFKTLDDGYLLNISDDGIGISDEFDVETSKSLGLKIVNMLVQQLHASIEMTNSNGTDYVIRF, from the coding sequence ATGCACTCAAATAATTTCAACAAAAACGTACTAGACACCCTTGGCCTGAATGTGGTTCTTCTGGATCCTGATGGAATGGTCGTTTCCTACAATAAACAATGGGAGAAATTTGCAAAAAATAACAATAATCCTTCCCTTAAAAATAGTGATATAGGATCAAATTATCTTGAAGTTACAAAGAAAGCAATGCTTGAAGGAGATAAGTTCGCTGAAAAAGCTTTCGATGGGATAATGAGTATAATCAAGGGTCAATGTAATGAATTTGACCTTGAATACCCCTGCCATTCTCCGAATGAAAAACGTTGGTTCATAATGCATGCCAGAAAATGTATTGGTCAGGACCTTGTCGTTATCTATCATGAAAACATAACTGATCGCAAAATAGCAGAAGAAAAACTTAAAGCCAGTGAGGAAAAGTACAAGAAGCTGGCAGAGTCAACTGATGCTATATTGTGGGAATATGATCTTTTGCAGGATAGGTGGACCTATGTTGCTCCACAGGTTACAGATATTCTGGGCTATCCTCCTGAAAAATGGAATGATATGCAGTTCTGGATGGATCGCATACATCCGGAAGATAAAGAAAATGCTGTAAAATATTTCAGTGAATGTATGGAATGTGGAACTGCACGCCGTTTCGAGTATAGATTTTTCAGAAAAGACAATAGCATTGCATGGATACGTGATGTTTTGAATGTTGATACGATAAACAAAGTCCCGGTAAAACTTCGGGGTTTTATGATCGATATCACAGAACACAAACATCTGGAAGAGTTGAAGAAAAAAGAACTCCTGCTAAAAGAAATACATCATAGGGTCAAAAACAATCTTCAGGTAATAGCAAGTTTACTCAATATGCAATCCCGTAATTTTGACGATGATAAAATAAAAGATGCATTCAGAGATAGTCAAAACAGAATAAGATCAATGTCACTGGCTCATGAAAAATTGTACGGCTCAGAAAAACTGGCAAACATTGAATTGTCAGATTATATTAAAAGCCTGGAAAATTTCATAGTACAAACACATGATACATATAAAACTAAAATATATCTGATCAACGATCTTGATACTGCATATCTTGATATTGACAAAACTATCCCTCTTGGCCTGATCCTGACTGAACTGATGACCAATTCCTTCAAACATGCTTTCCCGAACAGAAGTGAAGGAACTATTTCAATTAAATTTAAAACTCTTGATGACGGGTATCTATTAAATATAAGCGATGATGGTATTGGAATTTCTGATGAGTTTGATGTTGAGACTTCAAAATCACTGGGCCTCAAAATAGTCAACATGCTGGTACAGCAGCTACACGCAAGCATAGAGATGACTAATTCCAATGGTACAGATTATGTGATAAGGTTCTAG
- a CDS encoding ABC transporter permease, translating into MYEHIIAFRHIGARKRHTFFSILAVALAVAVIVVMMSMLSGFQNQLVQSTVEQSPHITVNPSENEDNLYLYRHFADQITGMEGVAAVSSVILEPGAMEYRNNRAGVSIEGIYPEAEHATMRSGENIIEGSFDALSFVYHGVVIGNRLAEEMELSIGDRASLVAPDGRSTTVEVVGIIHTGTPRDENIVYARIDRIQDFFDKKGAVSLLRVRVVDINEADDIAALIEMNTDLDAVSWIEENRELFQLLNTQRTLMWIFYLLIYTIAGFGIANTLVTVVMEKKREIGMLMTMGASRKSITSIFVIEAAILGIIGVLIGCTLGYLAAVLIGLYRIELPQEVYFGIAEIPMDVQLSNFIIAAAFAIVVNMIAGVFPAKQASQLDPVEAIEGE; encoded by the coding sequence ATGTACGAGCACATAATCGCATTTCGTCATATAGGCGCAAGAAAAAGGCATACTTTCTTTTCAATATTAGCTGTAGCACTGGCAGTAGCGGTCATAGTGGTAATGATGTCCATGTTATCCGGATTTCAGAATCAGCTTGTTCAATCCACTGTTGAACAATCTCCACATATAACTGTTAATCCTTCTGAAAATGAAGACAATTTATATCTTTACAGGCATTTCGCTGATCAGATTACTGGGATGGAGGGGGTTGCAGCAGTATCTTCTGTTATACTTGAACCCGGTGCAATGGAGTACAGGAACAACAGGGCTGGAGTGTCAATTGAAGGTATCTACCCGGAAGCAGAGCATGCAACTATGCGTTCAGGTGAGAATATAATTGAAGGTAGTTTTGATGCACTGTCCTTTGTATACCATGGTGTGGTTATTGGGAACAGGCTGGCAGAAGAGATGGAACTGTCTATAGGAGACAGGGCCAGTTTGGTGGCTCCTGATGGCAGAAGTACAACTGTGGAAGTAGTGGGTATCATACATACAGGAACTCCACGAGATGAAAATATTGTTTATGCAAGAATTGATAGAATACAGGATTTTTTTGATAAGAAGGGTGCTGTTTCACTGCTCAGGGTAAGGGTTGTGGATATTAATGAAGCTGATGATATAGCCGCTTTAATTGAAATGAACACAGACCTTGATGCTGTAAGTTGGATTGAGGAAAATCGTGAACTTTTCCAGCTACTTAATACACAGAGAACACTTATGTGGATATTCTATCTGTTGATCTATACAATAGCTGGCTTTGGAATTGCAAATACACTTGTGACGGTTGTTATGGAAAAGAAAAGGGAGATTGGGATGTTGATGACAATGGGTGCTTCAAGAAAAAGTATAACCTCTATTTTTGTAATAGAAGCAGCTATACTGGGAATAATTGGCGTTTTGATTGGCTGTACCCTTGGATATTTAGCAGCAGTATTGATTGGTCTTTATCGTATTGAACTTCCACAGGAGGTGTATTTTGGTATTGCTGAAATTCCAATGGATGTACAGCTATCCAATTTCATTATAGCTGCAGCTTTTGCAATAGTTGTCAATATGATCGCAGGGGTATTTCCAGCAAAGCAGGCTTCACAGCTTGATCCGGTTGAAGCCATTGAAGGAGAGTAA
- a CDS encoding translation initiation factor IF-2 subunit alpha, with the protein MDQNRWPESGELVVCTVKNVTDFGAYTTLEEYDQKEGFIHISEIKAGWVKYVRDHVREGQKIVCKVLNVDPTRRHIDLSLKDVNEHQRREKIQEWKNEQKAAKWLQFAAEETNTDKAAIDSLLNQFYDYFGSAYSAFEEAAINGPEAFREIDINKKLKDSIIKIAQENIKLPFVNITGYVDLTTSHPSGIDSIKESLSAAAQIKQEDVKIDISYIGAPRYRIKVIAPDYKTAESVLKKASQIAIDSINNAGGKGVFHRHIDTAAKA; encoded by the coding sequence ATGGATCAAAACAGATGGCCAGAAAGCGGTGAACTGGTAGTATGCACTGTAAAAAATGTGACAGATTTTGGTGCATATACCACATTAGAGGAATATGACCAGAAAGAAGGATTTATACACATATCTGAGATCAAGGCCGGTTGGGTCAAGTATGTAAGGGATCATGTCAGAGAAGGTCAAAAGATTGTATGTAAGGTTCTCAATGTAGATCCCACAAGACGACACATAGATCTCTCTCTTAAGGATGTAAACGAGCATCAAAGGCGCGAGAAGATCCAGGAATGGAAAAACGAGCAAAAAGCTGCCAAGTGGCTGCAGTTTGCTGCTGAGGAAACAAATACAGACAAAGCAGCTATTGATTCCCTCCTAAACCAGTTTTATGATTATTTCGGAAGTGCATATTCTGCCTTTGAGGAGGCTGCGATCAATGGACCTGAGGCATTCAGAGAGATCGATATAAACAAAAAGCTGAAAGATAGTATTATAAAAATTGCCCAGGAGAATATCAAGCTCCCCTTTGTAAACATTACTGGATATGTGGATCTCACAACATCTCATCCCAGCGGAATTGACAGTATAAAAGAATCATTAAGTGCCGCAGCTCAGATCAAGCAGGAAGATGTTAAAATCGATATCAGTTATATCGGAGCTCCGAGATACCGAATAAAAGTAATTGCTCCGGATTATAAAACTGCGGAATCTGTGCTCAAAAAAGCATCACAGATTGCAATTGATAGTATAAATAATGCTGGTGGTAAGGGTGTATTCCACCGGCACATCGACACAGCAGCAAAAGCGTGA
- a CDS encoding ABC transporter permease: MSYELFIALRYIRSKRRQTLLAVAAIGLAVMILVVSQAFMAGFTQELFGTTVDRMSHVTISPEDDREYIYLYRSVLDDIETIDQVIATSPYLAGEASITYKDKSRNVLIKGIVPEREHEVFRTGEHIIEGDFDELVRSSNTAIIGKELAERLDVEMGDSIQAFFPEARPTSLKIVGIFETNTPDDVNLVYTSIHTAQYFYRTPDVINGISVRIENIHNDLEIAQEINMMGYDATGWSEANPEILQTLAIERISNNIMLSLIALIASFGVVSTLNMIVLGKIREIGILMAMGASKNSIRKIFIIQSTILGFMGAIIGAVAGILAALAIGGYDIPAEETAIFGMTTIPVVIRAIDIVVIITGISLLNLISGIYPAQKAAAFDPVEAISSR, from the coding sequence TTGAGCTACGAACTATTCATTGCACTCAGATATATTAGATCAAAAAGGCGCCAGACACTTTTAGCTGTTGCAGCAATAGGCCTTGCAGTCATGATACTGGTAGTTTCACAGGCATTTATGGCAGGTTTTACACAGGAACTGTTTGGAACCACTGTTGATAGAATGTCCCATGTTACGATTTCACCTGAAGACGACAGGGAATATATTTACCTCTACAGAAGTGTCCTTGATGATATAGAAACAATTGACCAGGTAATAGCCACATCTCCCTATCTTGCAGGTGAAGCTTCTATAACATATAAAGATAAAAGTCGAAATGTATTGATAAAAGGAATAGTACCTGAGAGAGAGCATGAAGTGTTCAGAACAGGGGAACATATTATTGAAGGTGATTTTGATGAACTTGTCCGTTCATCAAACACTGCTATTATAGGTAAAGAACTTGCAGAAAGGCTTGATGTCGAAATGGGAGATTCTATCCAGGCATTCTTTCCGGAAGCAAGACCAACTTCACTTAAAATAGTAGGTATTTTTGAAACTAATACACCAGATGACGTGAATCTGGTATACACTTCCATCCATACAGCACAGTATTTTTACAGAACACCTGATGTAATTAACGGAATATCTGTTCGTATTGAAAATATACATAATGACCTTGAAATTGCCCAGGAAATAAACATGATGGGATATGATGCTACAGGATGGAGTGAAGCAAATCCTGAAATACTGCAGACACTGGCAATTGAGAGAATATCAAACAATATCATGTTAAGCCTTATTGCACTGATTGCGTCCTTTGGGGTAGTAAGTACACTGAATATGATTGTTTTAGGTAAGATCCGGGAAATAGGGATACTTATGGCCATGGGAGCATCAAAGAATAGCATAAGGAAAATCTTTATCATACAGAGTACGATACTCGGGTTTATGGGAGCTATCATTGGTGCTGTTGCGGGCATTTTAGCTGCCCTTGCAATTGGAGGATATGATATTCCTGCAGAAGAAACCGCTATTTTTGGAATGACCACCATCCCGGTGGTAATAAGAGCAATAGATATAGTGGTGATCATTACAGGGATATCACTGTTAAATCTTATTTCAGGAATATACCCTGCACAGAAAGCAGCAGCATTTGACCCTGTAGAAGCAATTTCCAGCAGATAA